The genomic stretch gatgaagctagtataaacatgttaaatatgaaacaaatGTCATATgaaatatacatttagaattttacaattaataatacctCATCTCACCACCATGGTAAGTGGATTGTTCATTTGCTGCTTGGCCAGATGAAGGCAACTGAAGACCTTGAGCAACAATGCTGGCTTTTtcctaaaaaaacaaatatttgcatgtataaaatacattatttctgtaataaaattaagaagtaagtaaaaaaaaataaaaaaaaaatgaaaaaatttaaataaaattaacaaataaaaataaaacaaataattaataaaataaaacaaataattaattattaacaaataattaatttaattaaaattaacttaattaatattaagtttGTCATTATAAGTGCTTATTTAGTGTGacttaattaataactattgTTTGTCATTTCATGACCTACATAAGTAATAAGACCTTTTTTCGTTATTAACACACCTGATAGTATAATTTCCTTGTAAGCTTGTAAGATTTTAACATAAACATAGCCAATTATTAATGTGCAAAAGAAATATaagaagatatttttattgaagacAGAGAAAAGAGCCGAACATAgcgataatatatttacataattacataaattaaacaaagatattttaaaatataaaacatgaaaaaaCGAATTGGCAGAACTACATTAAATTATGCTATACACATAAATGGTAATGATTGgaaattaacataatacaaatagcattatcatatcatatttacaaattttttcataatatttacaaaaaaaaaattacattagctgtatacaaattacaaactaCTACACATAAAACTATAGCCTAAAAAACCAAAGCATATAAACCGTCTCTATGGTTCTATAATACTCTTTTATCATTAGTTAGATTAACAAActgctatataatatgttacctGATTGTTGCCAACAACAACGATAGCACATCGGCTTGGGGACAGTGTGCTACCAGCAAAGTGTTGCACAGACTCAGAGCTGATGCTACCAATTCTCTTTGGAGAGACAAATAGGGAGTTTCCAAGACCACGGCGGTATGCAGCCTTGTGGAGGAGGTCCACAGCACGCACCtagtcaaatattataaaactaataactacaattttttttatttaattcaatctAAACAAATTTTTTGCTAATTGCTAACAATGATATCAATAATTTGGTTGTACCTGTGGTGACAGGGCAGCAATCTCATATTTCAATCGTGGAACATTGTCACTGAGTTCCCAAGGTCTAAACTCTTGGTTGGAAACAATGTTGTTCAGGTACTCAAGAGCAACATCCAAGTTTTCCTGTGTGGCCtgaaaaataatcattatatttctttacttTCAAATATTGTCACTACTCTGCACTAACTGCAGGCAATCAATGCATTTAAAAGTGAAAATAATGCAAGTAAAAAACATTCCAAAAAATggcttcatttatttcaatgtgTTTGTATAGTTTGCTTTATGTTGCATTCATTTATGGATATATGTATCATTTAATGTAAGTTACAATTctctctttcacgcaaatactacttaaccaattacaatgaaatttagcacacatgtagagggtaacttggataaacacatacaataggttttatccctgaaatcccgCGGGGGGGAAATCTAgggttaatataatttaaaaaaattacttcaaGAGTGTAGTAGATGAACTCTCTGTCACCAGAAGCAGAGAATGAGGCTCCAATTTGAGATAATTTACGGGAAATCATAAATCCACTGGCGTTTTTGGTACTGAGGCCAGCAGCTGATCGAAGAACATGGGCAACACCCAATTCAGTTTGTGGCTCATATCGAGAACCAGccctgaaataaaaaaaaagaaacattatTGTATAGTCTATCTCTCAATACTTAAGAAGAACACTTATAAGAATTTACTACTTACTTGAAGGCTATGGTCACTCTTGTAATAGGTGATCCATTGTCTACTGCAGCAATTAGTGTTTTATTGGGTAAAACATTCGACTTAACGCGAGCCTCACTGACCGCTGGGGCAGCATGAGCATATCCCCTTGTCTGGAATCAAGTAATTATGAACGAACTTATCTTCAATGCTTTTACATAACAGGGTTTGACACAAGccaattttgtatattttgaagAAAAGATTTTCTCGACTATACATTGGTATGATAAAAACTTACCGCAACGTGTCGAATTAATGGAACAGCAAGAGCCTTCGaagacattttaaataaactttagaTTATTTTACGAAATTTTTCAAGACCAATAATTGCTGCTGTCGCCTGTCAAAAAGGGACAAAGACTACAAACCACAGAGCAAGTCTACAAACCTAAAGTCTAAACCACAGAGACTAAAGAGTAAAGGTAGAGAGAGTAGCGTAGACAGAGAAACTAAAGCTagctactcacgattcaatttcagcaacaatctgttgacacaatctgcagtgagccgacagattgtgtcgtcaatagtatagttgagggcacgttggggacgtaacccaacatgttgcgtatagtagcctactcacgattcaatttcagtaacaatctgttgacacaatctgcagtgagctgacagattgtgtcgtgaatagtatagttgagggcaagttgggggcgtaacccaacatgttgcgaattggatcggcgcggaagcaacccgaccaagaagcttatatctaatacactggagattgcactatgaacgttgacttgtcacgggaaggtatgaccttgaatgatgcctggttgttttttgtcccttttacacctaacttggcaagttgGTTCAACGTTAAGCATTATGCCGCATAATGCGCTCTAgtgctgtaattggaaaacacgGGCTGTGAGCTATTGCATATCTAatgcatgccttcaagccacaccgccgcgccgtgcccgtcggagtggggagcacGAGGTTTTTTctttacggaatttctggactcggtccccgcgctcaaggcccgcgatagaagccatgcaatagcttaaaaacaaaGTCATCTTATACAAAAAGTTTAGATTTCTACAAAAATATAGCGAAATCAATCATCAATGTGCATATAATATCTAAGGCGTAAATTATcaatctatttaaataaaaaatgaaacccgtttcacGTTGTCACGTGTGAatggctgaaccgatttcgataattattttttttaaatgtttgtggAAGTccaaggatggttcttatgtagagaaaacttaaatatgtaccacgggcgaagccggggcggaccgctagtgataaatataaatcaatcaCCATTTAGGCCTTCTTTCAGCAGTGGACAAACAAAGGCTGGTAatgacgatgatgatgatgatgatgaatcaTCTGAAAGTCAGTACCACAGGTCAGAAAGAAACATGCAAGGTGCACGGCTTGGTGCACGGTCTATCTCTATACCTACTTTTTTAACGTCAAAAATAAGCTGACGTTGGTTACCTATGCATTGGTTACCTATGCATAGTAGGTAACtactatttttaatctgtgttGGTTATACAAATGTCACTATGACGTGGGTTTGTGAgtaaaatgcaaaaattaaagttttaggcgccaattttttattttaattctatccAAAGATTCTATCAAATTGTAACACTCGTGGAATCTACTGtgatatttgttttatgtttattcataAAGGAAGAAATGACTGATACTTCGAGTGCATCAATATGACAAAACTTTGAATTCGATTTCGATTCAATAGGAATGTGCACTGTTGTATATTGTAAGTGGAAACAGTTTCATAGCGAGATGCTTAggtatgttaatattatgttaagtgACCCGGTTAAATTTGACAATTTATTGTGATTCCGTGCACTTTTAACGAATCtctttatttcatatttcagCTGAGTTATGTCCGATTTGACGAATGTGCAACTCGTAGATGATGAAGACTTTGAAAATGTTTACATTTCACAAAACAATAATAGTGTACGTCTCTTGAAATCGTCATCAAAGATTTTAAAACGTAAATGTCATAAGGTGTTGAAaaagaaactaaaaaaatataaaataagaagGAATGGTGAAGAAGATCCAGATGTTTTAGATGTTTCTAAAACATTTCATTCTTCTCTGATAATTAAATCTCCAAGCTCACAGACATCCCCTGATAATAAGTTGTACATAAGTGATTATATTCAGCctaattatctatttaaaaatatgggcaaaagaaaaaaatgtaacatccTCACTGAGTCTAATAGAGAAATTGGAGAAGATCAGAAAAAGCCCGAAATCTTATTACCCCTAATAACGAGTGAAAGCCAAGATAAAACGCATACAAATGCTTTCAAACTACTTATGGATTCTAGACATAAAAGCATTGGAAGTAATTCTCCAGGAAAAGATAAACCTTTAAATGAAGTTGAAAGTCAAGAAGTCACTGAAAAGAGGGAAATGAAAGCTAAAAGAATACTATCTTTACAAAAAATGGCAGAAGCTAAAGGTTCAATTAAAAAACAGGAAATAGAAGAACAAAGAGAAggatacataaaaaaacaaatgttaaAGCGTGCTGAAAGATTTAAAGCCATGATAACTCAGGATACTGCAGaacataaaagtaattcgaaagTAAAGGAACCAGCTTCCCCTAAACATACAAGTGAAGTTAAAGATAATAGAATTGACATTAAAAAGACCTTGCAACTATGTGATATGTTTGAACCAATACATAGAGAGACAATTAATGAAAAggagaaaataaagaaaatgtcTCATGAAGATgaagaatttttaaacaagTTGTCACCATCTATAcggaaaaaagaaaacatgatgagttatttcaaaaaattaccTAAAAGTCCTGAAGAAGATGATATTGTCCACTCAGATGATAgtagtcataatattataaaagttaaatttacaCCAAAACGTAAAAAGAAATCAGTAAAGAAGAAAAATGCTTTGCAAAGTTTAGTCACTAATTCTTCAGAACATCATAGTAGTGATAAAGATATCTGTGAGCAAGATGCAGCACAAACAACTGTTGATTGTAAAAATGATATAATCACAAAAGAATCTAACTGCACAGTAGACCAATCCGGATTAACCAATGATGAAAGCAGGCCTAGGAGAATCTCAAAAAGGCCtgcaaaatatattgaagATGTTGAGATTTTGAGCTCAGATGAAGATCTTCATATTTTTACACCAAAGAAGAAAAAGaatttagagaaaaataaaattgttaaaaatgataCAGAAGTAGAAAAATCACTTTCTAATGGTAAGGATACATATACAGGAACAATTAAGAAAAACACTAGTGAtatgactaaaaataaaaataggagCAATAAAACTGTAAGTTTAAACCCAGTAGTGAGCTctaaaaaaacaatgaaatctTCTAACGATACCAAGAGTAATCCTGTAAAATTAGCTCCTATATTTATGTCAAAACAAACTTCAAATTCAATTAGCTCAGCTGAAAAAGTTGCAAAACAAAAATTCCTACAAAGTGGAATTccagaaaaattaaaaaagagtaTTCCTCCACAGCAAAGTATTTCTGCACTTGATTTGTTCTATCCTGTTGTCCATGTTCAACAAACCGATACTAAATTGCCAGGCtgcattacaattaattttgaCCATATTGTTGATGACTTTATCACAGACGATTCACCAAATACTGCAAATGAAgatgtatataaaaatcttttaaatttaagtaaaagGGAAACAAAAGCGATTTCTTTAaccaataaaaacaaagatgACCTTTTACAGTATATCAAAagttcatataaaaaatttcCAGTTTATCGAACATATCATTTGCTTAAAGGAAAATGTAGAGGCGAATTTAGAGATTTTAACTACCCAGATTTAGATAACAGTATAGAAATAGTTAATGGTTGCTTGTCTAAGGATAGTGATATTGTCGAAAAATTATGTTGggtagataaatataaaccCAATTcatcaaaacaaattataggTAATTTTTTAGCTATTGAAGAATTGAAAAAATGGTTGCAAACATGGACTGAAAATTTAGTGAAGACacggaaaaatattgaaagtgATGGCTCAGATTTTTCTGACTTTGTGGACTCAGATGTGGATAGCCGAGAGTCATTCAGAAATTCGAATAGTGTACTTATTATATCTGGAGACGTTGGTAGTGGAAAAACTTCTAGTGTATATGCTGTTGCAGCAGAATTAGCAATTAAGGTGATTGAAGTAAATGCCAGCAGTAAGAGAACTGGTAAAATAATGTTGCAAGATCTCCAAGAAGCAACAAAGTCTCATAAGGTAGATAGAGGTAAAAGTGGCACCGAGTGCAGTCAAAATATTCAGGAAATCCTTAAAACTAAAGGAACCCATAAAAAAAGAGGAAGACCCAAAAAGATTAAAGAAGTGGTAACAAAAAGCAACAGTAGTGATTCACAGAAAAGTGAACTGAGTGAAACTCAAAGTCAAGATAGTGTAAGAACAGATATGTCTTTAATACTGATAGATGATGCAGATATTGTGTTTGATCAGGATGATGGCTTTTGTTCCGCTATTTCACAATTAATTCAGAGTTC from Colias croceus chromosome 9, ilColCroc2.1 encodes the following:
- the LOC123694298 gene encoding cytochrome b-c1 complex subunit 2, mitochondrial, yielding MSSKALAVPLIRHVATRGYAHAAPAVSEARVKSNVLPNKTLIAAVDNGSPITRVTIAFKAGSRYEPQTELGVAHVLRSAAGLSTKNASGFMISRKLSQIGASFSASGDREFIYYTLEATQENLDVALEYLNNIVSNQEFRPWELSDNVPRLKYEIAALSPQVRAVDLLHKAAYRRGLGNSLFVSPKRIGSISSESVQHFAGSTLSPSRCAIVVVGNNQEKASIVAQGLQLPSSGQAANEQSTYHGGEMRKEMGGDLAHVALAVQGAPAGSKQSLALAVAAKALGNGPVTKWGSDNSPLAKAIGNVGPFAAAGFNVSYSDNGLFGVMLSVPKDEANAAVKAVGQFLKNPSLSADAIKAGKNQLKLQVLSEADQGSLLVESLAAQGLYTGIVKSPIELAAEIDQISNSDVSQALSNATRNKMSMGAAGNLAFVPYVDEL
- the LOC123694288 gene encoding ATPase family AAA domain-containing protein 5 isoform X2, with the translated sequence MSDLTNVQLVDDEDFENVYISQNNNSPNYLFKNMGKRKKCNILTESNREIGEDQKKPEILLPLITSESQDKTHTNAFKLLMDSRHKSIGSNSPGKDKPLNEVESQEVTEKREMKAKRILSLQKMAEAKGSIKKQEIEEQREGYIKKQMLKRAERFKAMITQDTAEHKSNSKVKEPASPKHTSEVKDNRIDIKKTLQLCDMFEPIHRETINEKEKIKKMSHEDEEFLNKLSPSIRKKENMMSYFKKLPKSPEEDDIVHSDDSSHNIIKVKFTPKRKKKSVKKKNALQSLVTNSSEHHSSDKDICEQDAAQTTVDCKNDIITKESNCTVDQSGLTNDESRPRRISKRPAKYIEDVEILSSDEDLHIFTPKKKKNLEKNKIVKNDTEVEKSLSNGKDTYTGTIKKNTSDMTKNKNRSNKTVSLNPVVSSKKTMKSSNDTKSNPVKLAPIFMSKQTSNSISSAEKVAKQKFLQSGIPEKLKKSIPPQQSISALDLFYPVVHVQQTDTKLPGCITINFDHIVDDFITDDSPNTANEDVYKNLLNLSKRETKAISLTNKNKDDLLQYIKSSYKKFPVYRTYHLLKGKCRGEFRDFNYPDLDNSIEIVNGCLSKDSDIVEKLCWVDKYKPNSSKQIIGNFLAIEELKKWLQTWTENLVKTRKNIESDGSDFSDFVDSDVDSRESFRNSNSVLIISGDVGSGKTSSVYAVAAELAIKVIEVNASSKRTGKIMLQDLQEATKSHKVDRGKSGTECSQNIQEILKTKGTHKKRGRPKKIKEVVTKSNSSDSQKSELSETQSQDSVRTDMSLILIDDADIVFDQDDGFCSAISQLIQSSKRPVILVTSSLSCPHLQKFIQYGKIICMQRFLPRMLGVWLDIMCLADISTCCLGLGNHLLDFCKGDIRKTINWLQFYMTSYKYIKAGSPLSEDTLSQELDKHKFNIDDECSSMSWSDRESILDCNEASNVSSNFIQAHINMILSNLPPNLLNLWWSIPKILDYDNLMKKDNQNVKKPGSKQLLTISKMLDIVSETDYLTGNISDCRNDITGTLWGSKETASVDESDNLDYYDWSEGVRNDIASELAMSGLRHSHKELECETSLDMSIPGYTVERERDKIILRHHTLTSYLSPGAVLDRKALALDYWSSCRTICRLENNKTDANVKRNNRFCHYLKSLNILCKNDYFDALSKSLSGNDTGKL
- the LOC123694288 gene encoding ATPase family AAA domain-containing protein 5 isoform X1; the encoded protein is MSDLTNVQLVDDEDFENVYISQNNNSVRLLKSSSKILKRKCHKVLKKKLKKYKIRRNGEEDPDVLDVSKTFHSSLIIKSPSSQTSPDNKLYISDYIQPNYLFKNMGKRKKCNILTESNREIGEDQKKPEILLPLITSESQDKTHTNAFKLLMDSRHKSIGSNSPGKDKPLNEVESQEVTEKREMKAKRILSLQKMAEAKGSIKKQEIEEQREGYIKKQMLKRAERFKAMITQDTAEHKSNSKVKEPASPKHTSEVKDNRIDIKKTLQLCDMFEPIHRETINEKEKIKKMSHEDEEFLNKLSPSIRKKENMMSYFKKLPKSPEEDDIVHSDDSSHNIIKVKFTPKRKKKSVKKKNALQSLVTNSSEHHSSDKDICEQDAAQTTVDCKNDIITKESNCTVDQSGLTNDESRPRRISKRPAKYIEDVEILSSDEDLHIFTPKKKKNLEKNKIVKNDTEVEKSLSNGKDTYTGTIKKNTSDMTKNKNRSNKTVSLNPVVSSKKTMKSSNDTKSNPVKLAPIFMSKQTSNSISSAEKVAKQKFLQSGIPEKLKKSIPPQQSISALDLFYPVVHVQQTDTKLPGCITINFDHIVDDFITDDSPNTANEDVYKNLLNLSKRETKAISLTNKNKDDLLQYIKSSYKKFPVYRTYHLLKGKCRGEFRDFNYPDLDNSIEIVNGCLSKDSDIVEKLCWVDKYKPNSSKQIIGNFLAIEELKKWLQTWTENLVKTRKNIESDGSDFSDFVDSDVDSRESFRNSNSVLIISGDVGSGKTSSVYAVAAELAIKVIEVNASSKRTGKIMLQDLQEATKSHKVDRGKSGTECSQNIQEILKTKGTHKKRGRPKKIKEVVTKSNSSDSQKSELSETQSQDSVRTDMSLILIDDADIVFDQDDGFCSAISQLIQSSKRPVILVTSSLSCPHLQKFIQYGKIICMQRFLPRMLGVWLDIMCLADISTCCLGLGNHLLDFCKGDIRKTINWLQFYMTSYKYIKAGSPLSEDTLSQELDKHKFNIDDECSSMSWSDRESILDCNEASNVSSNFIQAHINMILSNLPPNLLNLWWSIPKILDYDNLMKKDNQNVKKPGSKQLLTISKMLDIVSETDYLTGNISDCRNDITGTLWGSKETASVDESDNLDYYDWSEGVRNDIASELAMSGLRHSHKELECETSLDMSIPGYTVERERDKIILRHHTLTSYLSPGAVLDRKALALDYWSSCRTICRLENNKTDANVKRNNRFCHYLKSLNILCKNDYFDALSKSLSGNDTGKL
- the LOC123694288 gene encoding ATPase family AAA domain-containing protein 5 isoform X3 — translated: MMKTLKMFTFHKTIIVKKCNILTESNREIGEDQKKPEILLPLITSESQDKTHTNAFKLLMDSRHKSIGSNSPGKDKPLNEVESQEVTEKREMKAKRILSLQKMAEAKGSIKKQEIEEQREGYIKKQMLKRAERFKAMITQDTAEHKSNSKVKEPASPKHTSEVKDNRIDIKKTLQLCDMFEPIHRETINEKEKIKKMSHEDEEFLNKLSPSIRKKENMMSYFKKLPKSPEEDDIVHSDDSSHNIIKVKFTPKRKKKSVKKKNALQSLVTNSSEHHSSDKDICEQDAAQTTVDCKNDIITKESNCTVDQSGLTNDESRPRRISKRPAKYIEDVEILSSDEDLHIFTPKKKKNLEKNKIVKNDTEVEKSLSNGKDTYTGTIKKNTSDMTKNKNRSNKTVSLNPVVSSKKTMKSSNDTKSNPVKLAPIFMSKQTSNSISSAEKVAKQKFLQSGIPEKLKKSIPPQQSISALDLFYPVVHVQQTDTKLPGCITINFDHIVDDFITDDSPNTANEDVYKNLLNLSKRETKAISLTNKNKDDLLQYIKSSYKKFPVYRTYHLLKGKCRGEFRDFNYPDLDNSIEIVNGCLSKDSDIVEKLCWVDKYKPNSSKQIIGNFLAIEELKKWLQTWTENLVKTRKNIESDGSDFSDFVDSDVDSRESFRNSNSVLIISGDVGSGKTSSVYAVAAELAIKVIEVNASSKRTGKIMLQDLQEATKSHKVDRGKSGTECSQNIQEILKTKGTHKKRGRPKKIKEVVTKSNSSDSQKSELSETQSQDSVRTDMSLILIDDADIVFDQDDGFCSAISQLIQSSKRPVILVTSSLSCPHLQKFIQYGKIICMQRFLPRMLGVWLDIMCLADISTCCLGLGNHLLDFCKGDIRKTINWLQFYMTSYKYIKAGSPLSEDTLSQELDKHKFNIDDECSSMSWSDRESILDCNEASNVSSNFIQAHINMILSNLPPNLLNLWWSIPKILDYDNLMKKDNQNVKKPGSKQLLTISKMLDIVSETDYLTGNISDCRNDITGTLWGSKETASVDESDNLDYYDWSEGVRNDIASELAMSGLRHSHKELECETSLDMSIPGYTVERERDKIILRHHTLTSYLSPGAVLDRKALALDYWSSCRTICRLENNKTDANVKRNNRFCHYLKSLNILCKNDYFDALSKSLSGNDTGKL
- the LOC123694288 gene encoding ATPase family AAA domain-containing protein 5 isoform X4, which gives rise to MGKRKKCNILTESNREIGEDQKKPEILLPLITSESQDKTHTNAFKLLMDSRHKSIGSNSPGKDKPLNEVESQEVTEKREMKAKRILSLQKMAEAKGSIKKQEIEEQREGYIKKQMLKRAERFKAMITQDTAEHKSNSKVKEPASPKHTSEVKDNRIDIKKTLQLCDMFEPIHRETINEKEKIKKMSHEDEEFLNKLSPSIRKKENMMSYFKKLPKSPEEDDIVHSDDSSHNIIKVKFTPKRKKKSVKKKNALQSLVTNSSEHHSSDKDICEQDAAQTTVDCKNDIITKESNCTVDQSGLTNDESRPRRISKRPAKYIEDVEILSSDEDLHIFTPKKKKNLEKNKIVKNDTEVEKSLSNGKDTYTGTIKKNTSDMTKNKNRSNKTVSLNPVVSSKKTMKSSNDTKSNPVKLAPIFMSKQTSNSISSAEKVAKQKFLQSGIPEKLKKSIPPQQSISALDLFYPVVHVQQTDTKLPGCITINFDHIVDDFITDDSPNTANEDVYKNLLNLSKRETKAISLTNKNKDDLLQYIKSSYKKFPVYRTYHLLKGKCRGEFRDFNYPDLDNSIEIVNGCLSKDSDIVEKLCWVDKYKPNSSKQIIGNFLAIEELKKWLQTWTENLVKTRKNIESDGSDFSDFVDSDVDSRESFRNSNSVLIISGDVGSGKTSSVYAVAAELAIKVIEVNASSKRTGKIMLQDLQEATKSHKVDRGKSGTECSQNIQEILKTKGTHKKRGRPKKIKEVVTKSNSSDSQKSELSETQSQDSVRTDMSLILIDDADIVFDQDDGFCSAISQLIQSSKRPVILVTSSLSCPHLQKFIQYGKIICMQRFLPRMLGVWLDIMCLADISTCCLGLGNHLLDFCKGDIRKTINWLQFYMTSYKYIKAGSPLSEDTLSQELDKHKFNIDDECSSMSWSDRESILDCNEASNVSSNFIQAHINMILSNLPPNLLNLWWSIPKILDYDNLMKKDNQNVKKPGSKQLLTISKMLDIVSETDYLTGNISDCRNDITGTLWGSKETASVDESDNLDYYDWSEGVRNDIASELAMSGLRHSHKELECETSLDMSIPGYTVERERDKIILRHHTLTSYLSPGAVLDRKALALDYWSSCRTICRLENNKTDANVKRNNRFCHYLKSLNILCKNDYFDALSKSLSGNDTGKL